Within the uncultured Draconibacterium sp. genome, the region CCTGTCCTGCATGCCAAAACTTAAAGAAATCGGTATCATTGCTCCAAAGATTAATGCCTCCAAAATAAGTTCCCAACCACATATTGCCGTCTTTGTCACAAAAAATATCATAAATTGGATTTGTATTTAATCCATCGGCATCATTAAAATTGTATTGATAATTACTAAATTCCTCGGTATATGGCGACCAGATAGTTAACCCATTTTCAGTACCAATCCAGATATTCCCCTGGCGGTCTTCTTTCATTGTATGAATCAGGTTATGCAAAAGATGGCTGTCTCCTGGCTGATCTTCAGAAAAATACTGTGTTCTGCCATTTGTTAAATTTATTCTGTAAACACCGTTATCTGCTTGTCCAAGCCATACAGAATTATTCTGATCCAGATAAAAAACGGGAATATCATTCCAATTAAAATTTTCAGGCAAGTTAAACACCCGCCGATCAGAATTCTGGCAATCAACAACATATAACTTATCATCATTGCCAACACCTACTACATTATGATTTCGTTCTTTTACGCGAACAATTTTAGCATCACCTTCGGGCATTGTAAAACCCAAAACATCTGTTATCCGCTGAAATTCAGTTCCGCCATACGACAAAAAAAACAATCCATCATTTCCAACAGCCCACATTCCCTCTTTTGATGGCTGAATTTCAAGAATTCCATTAAGGGAATTAAGTACAGGATGTTTTTCAAATTTTTCATTTTTGAAATCAAAACAATAAAACTTATTTTCAATTGTTTGAGCAATCAATCCAGAATCGGCAACTGTATAAAATCTTTTACACCATAAATCAAAACTACTACCTGTTTCGTCAACGGCTTTAAAAGTTTTAAAATACTTTCCATCAAAACGACATACAGAACTTCTTGTAGCTGCCCAAATATATCCAAACTGATCCTGACATATACTTTTTATGTAGGAGGAAGGCAAACCGTCTTCAGAAGTGTAATGAATAAAACTTAACTTCCCTCCATTTGCTGAAACAAAAGTAGAAAGGAATAGTAGGGTTTGTGTTAGAAATATTCTAAAACGACAGTTCATTTAAATACTGCATTACTTTCTGTACAACACAAAAATAACAGGAGTAAGCACTCTTTCTAACACAAATGTCTAAAAAACTAAAAAAAGATAAATAATTCGGTTTGTAATTTATTTAATAGGCACAATACCTTCCAGGGTAGGTTTCACCTCAATAATATTTCCATCGGCATCAAACTCCAGTTTATCGATACAAACCTCGCGGTTAAAACCGGCACGGTAGCCCATATTTTTTCCTTTTGGGTAGGTAAAACGGTGATACACCAAATACCACTCATCTTTTCCCGGAATCTGGATGGCCGAGTTATGTCCCGTCGCCATTATTCCCTGCTCCGAATCACGCTGAATTACAATATTATTTTCAGGAATGGTCAATTCTCCCAAAGGCGATTTACTGGTTGCGTAACGCACTTTGTAATTCGGACTGCGGGTATCGTCCTCCGACCACATAAAATAGTAGGTATCGTTACGGAATATTACATACACGCCTTCGCGAAATGTATTATCCGGTGTCATTACATTTAGCGTTTCCTTTTTTAGCGAAACCATATCGTCGTTCAGCTCGGCACCCGCCATGTAACCGTTTCCCCAATACAGGTAGCTTTTACCCGTTTTCGGATCGGTAAACACATCAGGATCGATTTCCTGACCTCTGTTAATCCCCTCAGGTTTCCAGTTAATCAATGGTTTGCCACTGTCAACAAACGGGCCTTCGGGGTTATCAGCAACAGCAACACCAATTTTCTGTCTTCCACAGAAATAGAAAAAGTATTTGTACTTGCCATTAATTTTCTTCTCGATAATACAGGGCGCCCAGGCGTTATGTTCGGCCCAGCTTACATCGCCACGCAGGTTCAGAATTATTCCTTCATCTTTCCAGTCAACCAAGTTTTCAGAAGAGAAAGTTTTGAAATAATAACCTCCCCAATTATGAAATCCGTCGCTGGTTGGATAGATGTAATACTTGCCAGTTTTTTCGGAATACAACACATCGGGATCAGCATATAAACCATCCAACACCGGGTTATGATCTTCCGAAACAATGGCACTGTAAGCCTGTTTGCCAACACCCTCCATTTCGATGGTATATTGAACCGGGCCATCAGAAAAATCCTGCGGTCCGACTGGTGTTACGCTTACTCCCGAGAATGTATTAAACTGTGGGTCGAAGGCAGTAATATCAACACCTTTTTTTACCGGAAAGCGAATCGTTCTTTTCTCGCTGTCGATATTTACATTTTGCTTTTTTAATCCGTCGGCAGTGGCTTCTACCAGCGGATCATCCATTTTTCCCCATTTCGCGATCAAGCGTTTTAACTCTGCTTTTGTAATCGGCAACACAGTTCCATGGCGTGGATGGAAATTCATTGAAATAGCTTCGTCAATCACTTCAAAGTGCTGCAAGTCGGCACTTTTTGTAAACTGGTACCTGCCCAATCCATACACATCGTACATCAAAATCCATTCGTTCGAATTGTTCAGTTTAAAAACACCTGAACCTTCCACATTCTCCGTTTCCTTATCCACTCGCTCCAAACTCGGATATTCATATCCTTCTGTCAACTTATCGGAAATGGCTAGTTTAATTCCCGGCTCACCACTTTCAGATTTATGGAACATGTAGAATTTCCCGTCCTTTTTAATGATATCAGCATCAATGCAGGCGTTATTAGTCGGACTGAATAATAGTTGTTTCGGAGCAGCTTCCAAAGCGCTAAAATCCTCCTTTGCGTATGCATAATAAATAATGTCAGGATCATCGCCTTGTTTCATCGAGAAATAAACCATGTATTTTCCGGCTTCCTCATCGTAAATGGTTTGCGGTGCCCAAACACGCCAAACATCGCCAAACTCATCAGGGAAAGCTTCAGGAATATTAACCACCGACGATTGCCAGTTGATCAGATCCTCCGATTTCAGCAACACCATCGCATAGTTTTTCCAACCCATATCGGTTACATACAAATCGGTAACCACCATATAAAAGTTGCCATCTTCGCCGCGCAGAATATGCGGATCGCGCACACCTCCGGTTGAGCAAATATCGTCGTTATCCAGAACTGGTTGATTATTATTTAAGGCACGGTAATTATAACCGTCCTCACTTACGGCAAAACGAATCGACTCTTCGCCCGGTCCGTTGCCGGTAAAGTAGGTAAACAAATAAGCTTCGTAATTTTCAGCTGTGTTACAAGCTGAAAAGAATATCAAAAAGAATAATGTTGATAACAGCAGATTTTTATTGCGTTTCATTAGAATATATTTTATCATCATTTAAATTACCCCCTGTCGCTTCCTCGGCGCTCCTGTCCCTCAAAAGGGGACAATCGGAACGAAGTAACGATAGAGGTGAAAATTATTACACTGAACTTCTAATTCAATTTCTATTCATCAATTTTTACACGGCATACATAAAATGCATTTCCCAGTACTTTTAGTTTAAATCCGCTTTCATCAGCCCAAACCGATGAATGAGTCGGAACCAAAGTATTCGGCGCTTTTCGTGTATTTATTGCTTCGGGTTGGTTACTGTGTAAACAGGTAATTTTCACTTCAGCTTTTTCAATTGATTTTTTCAATCCTTTCAAACTGATATTAATATCCTGAACTTCATCGGAAGCATTTACCACTTTTACAATCACTTCCGAAGTAATCTCATCGATTACGGCACTGGCGTAAAGACTATCCTGCCCCGTAATATTCTCACCATCAGCCGTTATCGCAAGTACGTTTGTTCCTGTATTGTCCGCATACATTTGCTGCACATAGTAATTAGGTGTGCGCACCACCTGCAGGTTATCAAACCAAATCATATCGGGTTTCCACTGCCAGGCATCGTAATGCGCAAAAAGCGGTGCATAAGTTGCCAGATGAACGATATCGGCGTTGCGTTCCAAACCTGTCATAAAAGCAGCTTCAGAAATTGCAGCGCGCAGGTTGTTATCGCGTGTTTCGTGGTGCGAAGCAAATTCGCCGGCAAATACTTTTGGGCCATTACGGTCATAGCTGTCGTAGCGCTTGGCGTTTGCCAAAAACCACTCCGGACTGCGGTAATAATGTTCGTCAACCAAATCAACTTTCAGTTCTGTCATTTTTGGCCACAGGTAATCGAAATTCTCTCCGTCAGGTGTTGGGCCGGCTGTTCCAATGATCTTTATCTCCGGGTGTTTTTCACGAAGCACTTCCATAAAAGGAATCAATCGCTCCACATAACCTTCGCCCCATTGTTCGTTTCCAATGGCCAGGTATTTCAGGTTAAAAGGCTCAGGATGCCCCATTTCTGCACGTACTTTTCCCCATTCCGAGTCAACCGGTCCGTTGGCAAACTCAATCAGGTCAACCGCATCTTCAATGTATGGTTCCAAATCCCCAACAGGCACACATTCTTCACTTTCATACTGACAAGCCAAACCACAGCTAATAACCGGCAGCGGCTCTGCTCCCAAGTCTTCACTTAACAAAAAGTATTCGTAAAAACCCATTCCATAAGTTTGATAATAATCAGGAAAAAAGCGGTGTTTAAACGTATAGTTCCATCGGTTCTCATTCAATGGGCGGTTTTCAACCGGCCCAACACTGTTTTTCCACTGGTAGCGGGTTTCCAGCGTATTTCCTTCGATGATACATCCACCGGGAAAACGAAAAACTCCGGGATTTAATTCATAAAGTGCTTCTGCTAAATCTTTGCGCAAACCATTCTCTCGATTTTTCCAGGTTTCGGTTGGGAACATAGAAATATGATCCAGATCAACCTCTCCGGCCGATCTTAAAACCACGCGAACTTTACCTTTTGCATCGGTTGCATTCGATTTTATAATACACTGATATTTTTCCCAGTTTTTGCCCGAAACAAACAACTCTCCTCTTCCGATAACTTCTTCTCCGGCACTTACCAACTCAATTCCAAATTTCTTTTCGCCACCATCAATAGAGCGAGCAAAAAACGAAAAACGATAGGTATCGTTCTTTTTGAAGCCAATTCCTCTGAAACCATTATTTTCAAGGCCGGTGCCACGTCGTAAACCGGTTTCGTTTAAACGAACATAGTTTGGATTTCGGTCGAAACAAGGCGCTTCACTTTTTACATCCACATTACCGAAAGGCAACCACCCCACAAATGGTTGATCGAACTCGAACGAACGGTTTTTAATTAATTCGGCATAAAGGCCACCATCGGCACCAAAATTTATGTCTTCGAAAAATACACCGTACATATCGGGCTGAACGGTCGCACCGGGCTTATTTACTTCAACTTCAAAATTCTTTTGGGCAAATAAACTCTGGCTCCAAATGGCCATCAGAAAAATAATCGTTCTTAACTTCATTTATTATTGGTTTTAGTAATTATTACTATTATAATGACGCAAAACGGCTGTAAACGGACTACGAAAAACTGTATAAATTTTAAGGTCGCAACGAAATTACAAATATTCGATAGTTGGAGCTGATAGTTTTTCAGCAAAAAGGATCACAAATTCAACTGAAACCATTTTTTGTATGATAAAAGCGAGTAATAATTTAAAGGATCGAAATCTGTAATCGCTAAAAATCGCCATACGTAAACTTTCCCAATCCGTCGGTAAAATCACCCCGTTCTTCTATTTTATTCTTTTAAGCAATTCATCTCCAGTAGCTTTATTCCCGGAAATTATAATGAAAAGCTATGAATAGAATAAAAACAATCTTCTTCGTAATTGCAGCAAGTCTTCCGACTTTATTGTTTGCACAAAACGATACAGCAAATAAGACCTGGAGCCTTAACGATTGTATCGATTACGCATTAACGCAAAACGTTTCGGTGCGCCAGAGCATTTTGGCCAATGCGTCGAACGAACTCAACAAAAATCAAGCAGAAAACAACAAACTTCCATCGTTAAGTGCTTCTGCTCGCCAGAATTTTAGCTGGTCGAAATCGGAAGATCTGCTTACCGGCGATTCTGATTTTTCAGGCAACAACAACACCAGTTACGGTTTAAATTCAAGCATTACCATTTACAATGCAAAACGTTTGAATAACCTGATTAAACAGGCCGAGCTGGATATGCAAAGTGGACTTTACGATTCGGAAACCATTAAAGAATCTATTACACTAAGCATTTTAAATGCCTTTTTGCAGGTTGTATTTTTAGAAGAGAATGTAAAAAATGCACAAAACCAGTTGGATGCCACTACCGAGCAACTCAACTTATCAGAAGCTCGGTTACAGTCCGGCATTATTTCGCGTTCCGATTATCTGCAGGTAAAATCGCAACTGGCAAACGAAAAACTGAGTTTAGCCAATGCACAGAGCAATTTTGCCATCTCAAAAGTTAGCCTGATGCAATTAATGGAATTACCTGTTGACGAAAACTTTGAAGTGCTTCGTCCTAACCTGAAGGAGCTGGCAAATGAAAATCTTACTCCGGTTGCCTCAGAAGTTTATGCTACAGCACTGGCCATTAAACCACAAATTAAAAGTGCCGAGTACCAAAAAGAAAGTGCCGCACTGAATGAAAAAATCGCTGCTGCCGGTTTTTACCCAACCATCAGTGCCGATGCAGGTTTGTCAACCGGATATTCGAGCTATAATACATCGAATTATTTCGGACAATTGGGAGATCAGTTTACACCATCTGTTGGTGTTTCGGTATCGATTCCGATTTTTCAGAAGAAGCAGATTAAAACAAGTGTAGCACAAGCAAAAATTGGTTACAGCAATGCAGAATTGCAGGAAATTGATACCAAAAACCAATTACGTAAAGAGGTTGAACAAGCTTGTGTAGATGTTCTGTCGGCACAAATCGAATTTGAAGCCAATCAGGAAAGCTATTCTTCTTTCGAGGAATCGTACCAACTGGCGCAGGAAAAATTCAATAACGGACTGATCAATTCGGTTGATTTCCTTTTCGAGCGAAACAACCTGATCACCGCAGAAAGTCAGCTGTTGCAATCAAAATTCAACCTGATATTCAGCTATAAGATACTTGATTTCTATCAGGGCAACCCAATCACTTTATAAACTAAAACAATTAAAACGAAATATCATGAAGAAAAAAACAATTATCATTATCGCATTACTGCTTGTCGTTCTGGTATCGGCAGCATTAATTTTAAAGCCTAGCAAAGTTGACGTTAGTCAGATCGATATTCAAACAGCAAAAGCAGGAAAAGGAAACATCAGTACTATTGTGGAATCAACCGGGACTTTAGAGGCAATCACCACCGTTGAAGTGGGTACTCAGGTTTCGGGAATTGTTGAGGAACTTTTTGTTGACTACAATTCATATGTAAAAAAAGGCCAGTTGTTGGCAAAAATCGACACTACAAACCTGGCTGCTCAATTGGAGCAAAGTCAGGCAACGTTAGACAACGCTAAAGCGGAACTCGATTACCAGCAGGCTACCTACAACCGTATGGCGCCGTTGAACGATAAACAATTGATCTCGCAAACTGATTTCGACCAGTTGGTTTACAATTTAAACAAAGCAAAAGCCAGTTACAACAACGCCATGGCGCAACACAAACGCAACCAGATTAACCTGGATTATGCCTTGATCTACTCACCTATCGATGGAGTTGTTTTGAATAAAGAAGTGGAGGAAGGACAGACGGTTGCAGCCAGTTTTAACACGCCTACCCTTTTCACCATTGCCAACGACCTCACCCAAATGCAGGTTGAAGCCGACATCGACGAAGCCGATATAGGTCATATAAAAGAAGGACAACGGGTTGAATTTACGGTTGACGCTTATCCCGAAACCGTATTTGAAGGGAAGGTTACTCAATTGCGCTGGGAGCCAACAGTTACCAACAATGTGGTAACCTACACCATTATTGTAGATGCACCAAACCCGGATTACAAACTGATGCCGGGAATGACAGCAACTATCCAGGTTTACGTGTTGGAGAAAAACGACATCCTGGTGGTACCGAGCAAAGCACTTCGTTTTAATCCCGACCAAAAATTACTGATGAGCGACATAAGTCAGCAATCCAAACCGGAAATGCCGAAAGGACAAACTCCTCCTGAAATGGGAAGTATGCCTGAACAAGCACCAAACGATGCAACTGTGGTTTGGGTAAAAGAAGGAACTAATATTCATCCTGTTCCGGTTAAAATAGGGATGAACGACGACATTAACGCAGAAATTCTCTCGGGAATAAAAAGCGGACAAGAAGTTCTGTTAAGCATGGAGCAAAAAGGAGCAAACGAATCGGCAGCCAGAGCAGGTGGAAATCCATTTATGCCAGGCCCTCCGGGAAGAAGATAGTATTCCAGGGAAAAAGGCAAAAGTTTAAAGGTAAAAGTTACTGTCATCTCGACGAGGAGCACGAATCGAGCATCCAGTATCAAGAATCCAGAATACAGTATCTAAAAAAAGAAAAAATGAGTAAAGCAATTATAAAAGTATCAGAACTGCGAAAAGACTATCATGTAGGTGAAATGACCGTACATGCGCTTCGCGGGGTTGATATGGAAATTTACGAAGGAGACTTTGCCGCAATTATGGGAACCAGCGGATCGGGAAAATCCACCATGCTGAATATCCTTGGCTGTCTCGATAAACCAACTCAAGGCGAATACCAGTTAGATGGTGTGAACATGGGAACCATGAATAAGAACCAGTTGGCAGGACTGCGAAACAACAAACTGGGATTTATTTTCCAATCGTACAACCTGCTGCCCCGCACAACAGCGTTGGAAAATGTGGAATTGCCACTTTTTTATAATTCAAAAGTAAAAACAAAAGAAAGAAAAGAACGTGCTATGCACGCGTTGGAACAGGTAGGTTTGGCCGACCGGATAGATCACATGCCCAACCAGTTATCAGGCGGACAACAGCAACGTGTGGCCATTGCCCGCTCGCTGGTGAACGATCCCGTGGTTATCCTTGCCGACGAGGCAACCGGAAACCTCGACACCCGCACTTCTTACGAAATTATGGAACTCTTCCAGCGCCTGAACGACAACGGGAAAACCATTGTATTTGTAACGCACGAACCGGACATTGCCCGTTTTATGAAACGCAACATCGTTTTCCGCGACGGCAGGATACAAAAAGAATCGGCAGTGACCGATCGTTTTAATGCGACAAAGTTGATTGAAGCACTTCCGGTAGATGAAGATTATGAATCTTAAAAGCAGCGAAAAATGAACTATGCAAATCTCACAAAAATAGCAACCACTGCCCTGAAACGGAACAAGTTCAGAGCAATACTTACAATGCTTGGTATTATTATCGGTGTTGGTTCTGTTATCGCGATGCTTTCTATCGGCGAATCATCGAAGCAGAGTATCCGCGAAGAAATGTCGGACATGGGAACCAATATGATTTTTGTAATGCCCGGCCAGCAACGTCGTGGTGGAGTTATGATGGGTAACTCAAATACCAAAACGCTGACATTAAAAGATATTGAAGCACTACGAAAAGAAGCAAAAAATATTACAGAAGTATCGCCACAAGT harbors:
- a CDS encoding family 43 glycosylhydrolase produces the protein MKRNKNLLLSTLFFLIFFSACNTAENYEAYLFTYFTGNGPGEESIRFAVSEDGYNYRALNNNQPVLDNDDICSTGGVRDPHILRGEDGNFYMVVTDLYVTDMGWKNYAMVLLKSEDLINWQSSVVNIPEAFPDEFGDVWRVWAPQTIYDEEAGKYMVYFSMKQGDDPDIIYYAYAKEDFSALEAAPKQLLFSPTNNACIDADIIKKDGKFYMFHKSESGEPGIKLAISDKLTEGYEYPSLERVDKETENVEGSGVFKLNNSNEWILMYDVYGLGRYQFTKSADLQHFEVIDEAISMNFHPRHGTVLPITKAELKRLIAKWGKMDDPLVEATADGLKKQNVNIDSEKRTIRFPVKKGVDITAFDPQFNTFSGVSVTPVGPQDFSDGPVQYTIEMEGVGKQAYSAIVSEDHNPVLDGLYADPDVLYSEKTGKYYIYPTSDGFHNWGGYYFKTFSSENLVDWKDEGIILNLRGDVSWAEHNAWAPCIIEKKINGKYKYFFYFCGRQKIGVAVADNPEGPFVDSGKPLINWKPEGINRGQEIDPDVFTDPKTGKSYLYWGNGYMAGAELNDDMVSLKKETLNVMTPDNTFREGVYVIFRNDTYYFMWSEDDTRSPNYKVRYATSKSPLGELTIPENNIVIQRDSEQGIMATGHNSAIQIPGKDEWYLVYHRFTYPKGKNMGYRAGFNREVCIDKLEFDADGNIIEVKPTLEGIVPIK
- a CDS encoding ABC transporter ATP-binding protein, translated to MSKAIIKVSELRKDYHVGEMTVHALRGVDMEIYEGDFAAIMGTSGSGKSTMLNILGCLDKPTQGEYQLDGVNMGTMNKNQLAGLRNNKLGFIFQSYNLLPRTTALENVELPLFYNSKVKTKERKERAMHALEQVGLADRIDHMPNQLSGGQQQRVAIARSLVNDPVVILADEATGNLDTRTSYEIMELFQRLNDNGKTIVFVTHEPDIARFMKRNIVFRDGRIQKESAVTDRFNATKLIEALPVDEDYES
- a CDS encoding TolC family protein; the encoded protein is MNRIKTIFFVIAASLPTLLFAQNDTANKTWSLNDCIDYALTQNVSVRQSILANASNELNKNQAENNKLPSLSASARQNFSWSKSEDLLTGDSDFSGNNNTSYGLNSSITIYNAKRLNNLIKQAELDMQSGLYDSETIKESITLSILNAFLQVVFLEENVKNAQNQLDATTEQLNLSEARLQSGIISRSDYLQVKSQLANEKLSLANAQSNFAISKVSLMQLMELPVDENFEVLRPNLKELANENLTPVASEVYATALAIKPQIKSAEYQKESAALNEKIAAAGFYPTISADAGLSTGYSSYNTSNYFGQLGDQFTPSVGVSVSIPIFQKKQIKTSVAQAKIGYSNAELQEIDTKNQLRKEVEQACVDVLSAQIEFEANQESYSSFEESYQLAQEKFNNGLINSVDFLFERNNLITAESQLLQSKFNLIFSYKILDFYQGNPITL
- a CDS encoding efflux RND transporter periplasmic adaptor subunit, which gives rise to MKKKTIIIIALLLVVLVSAALILKPSKVDVSQIDIQTAKAGKGNISTIVESTGTLEAITTVEVGTQVSGIVEELFVDYNSYVKKGQLLAKIDTTNLAAQLEQSQATLDNAKAELDYQQATYNRMAPLNDKQLISQTDFDQLVYNLNKAKASYNNAMAQHKRNQINLDYALIYSPIDGVVLNKEVEEGQTVAASFNTPTLFTIANDLTQMQVEADIDEADIGHIKEGQRVEFTVDAYPETVFEGKVTQLRWEPTVTNNVVTYTIIVDAPNPDYKLMPGMTATIQVYVLEKNDILVVPSKALRFNPDQKLLMSDISQQSKPEMPKGQTPPEMGSMPEQAPNDATVVWVKEGTNIHPVPVKIGMNDDINAEILSGIKSGQEVLLSMEQKGANESAARAGGNPFMPGPPGRR
- a CDS encoding alpha-L-arabinofuranosidase C-terminal domain-containing protein, with protein sequence MKLRTIIFLMAIWSQSLFAQKNFEVEVNKPGATVQPDMYGVFFEDINFGADGGLYAELIKNRSFEFDQPFVGWLPFGNVDVKSEAPCFDRNPNYVRLNETGLRRGTGLENNGFRGIGFKKNDTYRFSFFARSIDGGEKKFGIELVSAGEEVIGRGELFVSGKNWEKYQCIIKSNATDAKGKVRVVLRSAGEVDLDHISMFPTETWKNRENGLRKDLAEALYELNPGVFRFPGGCIIEGNTLETRYQWKNSVGPVENRPLNENRWNYTFKHRFFPDYYQTYGMGFYEYFLLSEDLGAEPLPVISCGLACQYESEECVPVGDLEPYIEDAVDLIEFANGPVDSEWGKVRAEMGHPEPFNLKYLAIGNEQWGEGYVERLIPFMEVLREKHPEIKIIGTAGPTPDGENFDYLWPKMTELKVDLVDEHYYRSPEWFLANAKRYDSYDRNGPKVFAGEFASHHETRDNNLRAAISEAAFMTGLERNADIVHLATYAPLFAHYDAWQWKPDMIWFDNLQVVRTPNYYVQQMYADNTGTNVLAITADGENITGQDSLYASAVIDEITSEVIVKVVNASDEVQDINISLKGLKKSIEKAEVKITCLHSNQPEAINTRKAPNTLVPTHSSVWADESGFKLKVLGNAFYVCRVKIDE